The DNA sequence ATAAAAGAAACTCAATTTCTCATTTGATAATCTCAGAAGGAAATAGACATAGACATAGATCAACCACATGCCAATCATTGTTCCCACCAAGAGAAGCCAGTGTTCTTGACAATACAGGCTGAATCAATAAAGTGATAAAACAAATGAATTACAGGCATAGATTggaaattttataaacaatatgAAGACAATTAGGAGATCAACATATATGCAAATATCTAAGTGGTAGAACAGACTAAAAACTATGTTTCATCTGTAAGCTAGTCATCCTAGCATCACTATATCAGCAGAATTTATATGACATCTCAGACTGCCTCTGATGAATAAGCAGCTAAATGTACTCCTAATTATAGCAAAATCTTAAAAGGCTGGGTAGGCATCAATTTAACAGTATTGAGGTATAGGTGACACCAAGATGCAAAATTATTAACAGATACAAttaacacaaaccaaaaaaaaaataaaaatatagaagcTACTACACAAGTAATCATGTAATAAAGTCGTCATCAAATAATATCAAGatcaagagtaattttttttttttttttttcgtaccccattgcccggaggctcttcgctatgcgaaggtatgggggagggatcaagagtaataaataataaatattaagttGATTCAATTTTGCACCTATAACATTGTCTTTGCACATCCTCAATCTGTGACACTGAATATATAGTAAATAACTAGGCACACAAGTGGATTGTGAAATCTAATTGGCAAGCCAGAGAAGGAGAAGTATAAGAAACAACATATGAACATCAATCCCGTCCATGGTCACTCATTCAGATGACCAGGAAATGGTATTGAAACACAAATCAAGGTCAAAACAAGCATAGAAACTTTACCATTTGACCCACTGCAGTTATTACAACTGCAGGCATATTCTTGTACATCAAACCAGGTGCTTCAAGAACTCCTGACTGCTCAATAACCTGAAGTAATTTAAAGGGGATGGATGATCACGAGACACAATAAACTTAGATGATCAAGAAACACAATAAACTGTGCAAAAAATAAGGCACTAAAAGAAAGCTATCGTCTCTGACAGAAGTTCCTTTGTATTAGTACAAGCACACTCACACAAAGCAATGGAAGTAGTGTTATGCTCTAATAAATCAAATCACTTTGGAATTAAAATGGAAGAAATGTTACCAGCCATGTTATAGTGTGCTGAAAAGAAACGGAGTCTGCCAATCATCAATGACAGATAAACCTcctaaaatacaaagaaaacaTTCACATAAGTTAAAGCTGCAGGTAAATTCAATTATTCTCTGTCTAATTGGATTTTAAATCCAAAGGAATGCTTGGATTCATCTAACAGTTTTGAGCACTTTTGGACATGAAGAGGTTTGGAAATGGCTTCAGGTTTCTCtagaggaagatgatcaaaCAATTGGTGAGCACTGGGGGCTAGAACAGTTATGAGTAATTACCAGAGGAAGACAGCCCAAAAATTACAACAGAAAGATAATCAGAATACAGAATAACTGAAGATCATGGAGCAATAAGTTGCTGCCAGCAGAAATATTAGTCATTTTAGTTCGGGTTTCTTtgtgttgtgcaggtttcatctTATTTGAAGCAGTGATGGAAAAGAACGAATAAGAGAAACACGCTGCACTTTAAGAAAAAAGCGTATCTGCAAtgctatttctttttatattgtaAACAGGTATTTCGAGCTAGAggcaatcttttttttttttttttctgtaatcTCTGATGAAGGTTGTTTCTGACTTGGTTTGCACCACTTGTGCTAAAACTagtagttattaataaaatttcttcgtagcctaacaaaaaagaaacacacATAGGATACAATTAACGCAATAAAATCTAATTTTCCCTACACCAATTACAGTGCTCTCACTTCATGAATCCCATAACTCGAAGAAACAAACCAAAACCATAATGAACGACATACCACACTTCCTTCAGCATCCTGTTCAGTAGCAAGGTCTTGAAGAAACCATGCAGCACTCCCATTATCAGCAACATCAGGCTTGAATTctaaaagctcaaagatcaagcTTTCATCGTGGCTCGGATCCGCAAATACCtcctatatataatatcaagacCCAAAAACAAGTCAGCAAAAGGACTAAACAAAACATGGAACATTATACAATCAAAGACAAAGCATGACAAAACCTGATGATCAGGGACTTGTCGAATATTGCTGACATCCTACAAGAAATAACCAGAACCTTAATTTCAGCAAAACTAAAGCCACACAGTGTCTTCCAATGGTTTAtgcaaagaacaaaaaaaaaatgacctgGAATCTGTGGGGGAATGTGCTAGCTATTTTGCCACCAAACAAAGGGTGTTGGTAAACAATATCTTCTGGCATTTTGCCGCCAATAAAAAGAATACGAAACAGCACCACCCTAGTTTACATCAAAATTGCAAAATCACCACGACCCATGTTAGCAATTCAcatgaaacaacaaaaaggaatcaaaaaatcaattcttttttaagtttcttGCTTTAGGGAACGATAATTAAGCCCCCACACAAATGTGCAAACCTAAGCACAGTATTGGATATATGAAAAAACGTTGTTGGGAcaccaaaaaaaagaaacctAAATGGGGAGTAAGAATATCTGGGAGGAATCGAAGTACGTGAGTGCAACTAGCAACGGGTGAAGCTCTAGTTTGTTCTGCCACTATTTAAACCTTTTCGTTGCTGACAATATACTGCTTGAACTTTAAGCTTTGTCCCTAAAAACAATACTGGTTGATACTTAAGCTTtatccatttcttccttttatttagaaattagaATTGGAAATTTAGAATCACTGCTTGAGATTGAAGCTTTCTCCTTTTcttgttacaaaaaaaaaaagttttctccttttcttgttacaaaaaaaaaaaagttttctccTTTTCAACGGTGCACCTTtctattattagtttattaagtCATTACGTCAAAGGATATAAATTAAAGATGCTTGTAAGTTGTTCATCAATAGTTCAATAGTGGAATGAACTCGATTTTTTGTAAATCAaagtttcttatttgatttttgtggacGGAAGAAAAATTTTGTTGGAAAAGGAAAACTCCAATAAAGtgataagttaaattttttaataaaaattaattatcaataattcatatcaataataacaaaagatagctttacaaatttttacatggtaagaaataaaatttattttgagtatTGCTACTCGCACACCCTTTTGCTATTATTAATGTCCACCCACGTATGTGTCTTTTAGTTATATTTCCAAATTATCCCTTAGATGGAAATACAAGATAAACATGTTTCCTTTACATAAATTGgggtaaaaattaaaacataaagaaaataCGGTTTTGTTGCACACTTGCATAGTgtaatcatatttttcattGTGCTTTGATTTTTCACTCCCATTTACGTAAttggaaacatatttttgttgCGCACTTAAAAATTTACGAAATGAAATTATGTtttcattattctttttttggtCAAAAATCTCCACACCCTTCCTCTTCCCCTTCCCCTACAGACGGCACATCACAAACACTTAGAGCTGTTTTGGATCTGGGCTGAGTGGCAATGCATGTGTTCTGATTTGGATTGAGGCGGGGGAGACGATTTTGGATTTGAGAAGGAAAGGGGCTGTGGGGATTTGGTGGGTGGGCAAATGAAGAATTTCTCAAGGTTGGTAGTGCCAACAGCAAGGGTTGGTAGTGAGAATTGTAGTtcccatttatttttaacttgaaCCCAATAACAACCGAAAAACAAAtgccccaaaaaataaaaattggcaaATGTCATATCCATTccccttttattttaatttaaaaattttactaTCATTAACACTGTCTATACCCAAAATACCCTTACATGCTATTTAATGATTATTCCAGAAAGTAGTTTTAGAATGCTATATATCATCTAATCACGTGCACTTACCATTCCTGGCCTTCCCCATTTATTCCTATAACAACCTCCCTCTTGAGTTAGCTATCAGTTGCAATCTGTCCCCTACACACAAAGGTCTAATTTTCTGTGTCCCTCTTATTCTTCCTAATATGCACCCTCCTAAGTCCTAACCTATCATAAAGTATGCTACAATATCCCAATCACCGGCCACATCAACCAATTACATAGTTATGTCCCATAACTGATTCTCTAAAATGCTGAATGAAAGTGAGTTACAAACTTAAATTGTTCATAGCACCTTCACTGTGTAGCAAAGCATGGATCATAATTTTGGTATTGCACCGCACTGCACCGATATGTTCAAAATAGATCGACAAGATATTACACAGCTAGAGACATAAAACAAAGAGGGACCAATTGATTagagtgaggactgaagccatACTCCTAAGTAACAACAAGAACgcaacaaaaacaaagaaactcATCAGTGATATTTGATAGAAATACTAGAACCAGCTAACTATCACACCAACAGTTACCCCCTTGTCTGAAACGGATTCAGAAAATATCACGACAAAAGAATcagaacaacaaaaatatttagtaatctGAAACTGAAGTGACTACATACATTAAAGAGGAtgcttatttatataaaagaactaactacaaaaaataaataagtgatgCAAGCCTTTATTAGaaacaagaaatatttataaaaaaaaaaccatttattGTTAAGACTCTCTACTTTGCCTTGCTCTATCAGTCTTTTGCATAAATTCCTGGACTAATTGTTCTATATATCAATAAGCCACGGGAAGAGGACCGAAGAGAAGCCACCAAAACAATCTCGTCTCAACTTTGAAGAGATGCATGTATCGGTTAAAATGCTCACTTGGCACTCCAACCACATTCGTTATCCGCAAGGAATTGAAGCTTCTTCCTCCAGTAACTGCTACTATAACTTACAAGTTCTTAACCTTACCCCTTGGAAGTAATAGGTACCTTTTAAGTGCAAGGATAAGCACCCAGGTAGAAGCAGAGATCTTTTCCTTGATCATTAAGAGCAGTGCTGAGCTCAAAACAGTTTTTAAGATCTGAGCATGCAATCCTTTAAAATATCCCAGTATGCCCTCCCTTTTCCATATTCCATAGAGAACACTAAGCACTGTTTTCTGtgattttatctttgttttggaGGTTTCTTCAGCTGAGTCTGCAGCTTGAATGATAACTTTGCACCTATAAGCAGAAAGAGATCTTAGAAGGGTCATACTTCGTTCACAAATCAAAACTAGTTTGAAGAAACATTTAAATACCTGATAGCTGGATATGTTAGACAGGTAGCAATGCTCTTTGAAATTGCACCTAAAAGAAAGGCCATAAATGCAGAAAGGGACGCTGGAGATGTTCCTTTATCAGCATTGTCTTGTTTATTCTTCAGTGCTCGTTGTTTAAGCTGATCAAACACCGTATACTGTAGCACGTGGTAGTTCCAAATTAAGGTCTTTTGTTTTCAGATCAAGAATTCTAAATATAACTTCACAGAAAGCACACAAACATATACAGAGTTCCAGATGATGCAAACTGCAGCTTGACCTACCTGAATTGCAGGGTTTGATGTCAGCAGCAAGGAAATACTGAGGCCATCAAATGCATCACTCCAGTTTCCTTCTGTAAGGGTCTTCAGTAGCCCTTTAGACTTTCCAAATTCACTTGTCTGCATCCTTGAAGAGGCTGTATCCAGAGGCTACACAATCATCAATGAGGTATGCTTAGCATTAAATTACAAAGTTTGATATGATACCTTGTCTCTCATATGCAACTTAACAAAGGACAaacagaaaataatgtttataggTAGATAGTAAACTAGTAACAGTGGATGATTAACCAAAATTGTAGTAGATTGTGCATTAAGGACTTCAATAGTTTTCATGTGGTTGAACATGTTTTATTCCAGAGATGCACTAGATCCTCTCCTTTTTGGTTTCACAATCAAAATACAAATGACCAAAAATAGCATCAAGCCAGAAAGCATAACTACACAAGACTTTCATCACAATTTTGTGCCATCAAAGATACCAATAAGAAGCTAATGAAAATTTGGTATTAAAGTGTCCTACTCCTAAAACTATAAAAGAcgcgttttaatttttaaataatcaattaaaactaGAAAATAGCTAATGCTGCCTCACCTGAGTCGCAATGGCTGTGCAAGCCCCAGCAGCAGCAGCAATAACCAAGTTTGCTTTTGTTCCAATGGATTTATAACCACTTTTTTCTAGATACAGTCTTTTAAAATAGCTGTATCCGTAGAAGTAGACAAATTgtgaaatgaaggattgaagattcTTTGTTCCAAGGCCCTGGTAAAGTGAAAGCACCTGACGGTTAGATATTGCCTCCAATAATACATCAGTGAGATTCctgcaaataaaacaattagaaTGAAATTAAGTATATATACCCAAGAGATACATTCAGTTGGCTAATTTAGACACACAAAGGCCAGGAGGTAAGATCAATCAACCATTCAACCTGCATACTCAAGCCAAGAAATTATGATGTTAAAAAATGATTCTTTGATGTAAATGCAACTTGGCACACCGCACACCACATGCagaataatttttatcatttgtaaaatttgaatgcATCACACTTCCCTGTTGaattcctttaaaaaaacataaaatgtaaCAGTCATCATAggaaaaattaaactattaagCCGACTAAACCACTAAATAGGCTCTTGTAAGACTTAGTTCTCCTCAATTTGGTCCCTCTAATTCTAATATTCATAATTGAATGCTAAAGGGTCTATCTGATTCTCTtagattttttgtttcaaaaactgttttctaaaacaattccaCACTACTAAGTAATCAATTTCTCATCCAAAATCTATTAAGTTCTGAAAGTTGTTTCATTCATCCtctctttctattttcttcAAGTGCTAGCTATGTTCAATACATAGGGGACAAATTTCAGAAAACAGAAATGTATTAAAGGGACAAACACTTTCAAAT is a window from the Glycine max cultivar Williams 82 chromosome 2, Glycine_max_v4.0, whole genome shotgun sequence genome containing:
- the LOC100776486 gene encoding ran guanine nucleotide release factor isoform X1 — its product is MPEDIVYQHPLFGGKIASTFPHRFQDVSNIRQVPDHQEVFADPSHDESLIFELLEFKPDVADNGSAAWFLQDLATEQDAEGSVVIEQSGVLEAPGLMYKNMPAVVITAVGQMAISKGRQGREAQNFVKVYLANLHLKGVDTDVLVTAYEPIVINPFSESADTVGAGVAVPAAQAGCMPMEEVFKLAVTSFRVHDWGLF
- the LOC100776486 gene encoding ran guanine nucleotide release factor isoform X2, which translates into the protein MPEDIVYQHPLFGGKIASTFPHRFQDVSNIRQVPDHQEVFADPSHDESLIFELLEFKPDVADNGSAAWFLQDLATEQDAEGSVVIEQSGVLEAPGLMYKNMPAVVITAVGQMVYLANLHLKGVDTDVLVTAYEPIVINPFSESADTVGAGVAVPAAQAGCMPMEEVFKLAVTSFRVHDWGLF
- the LOC100776486 gene encoding ran guanine nucleotide release factor isoform X3, with translation MPEDIVYQHPLFGGKIASTFPHRFQDVSNIRQVPDHQEVFADPSHDESLIFELLEFKPDVADNGSAAWFLQDLATEQDAEGSVVIEQSGVLEAPGLMYKNMPAVVITAVGQMAISKGRQGREAQNFVKVYLANLHLKGVDTDVLVTAYEPIVIKHTHLNDILYLQPF
- the LOC100301879 gene encoding peroxisomal adenine nucleotide carrier 1 gives rise to the protein MNVDLESLAEATSGAIGSLISTTILYPLDTCKTKYQAEARSSGRTKYRNLTDVLLEAISNRQVLSLYQGLGTKNLQSFISQFVYFYGYSYFKRLYLEKSGYKSIGTKANLVIAAAAGACTAIATQPLDTASSRMQTSEFGKSKGLLKTLTEGNWSDAFDGLSISLLLTSNPAIQYTVFDQLKQRALKNKQDNADKGTSPASLSAFMAFLLGAISKSIATCLTYPAIRCKVIIQAADSAEETSKTKIKSQKTVLSVLYGIWKREGILGYFKGLHAQILKTVLSSALLLMIKEKISASTWVLILALKRYLLLPRGKVKNL